A section of the Streptomyces sp. V3I8 genome encodes:
- a CDS encoding cellulase family glycosylhydrolase → MRRTRSTTRKTLVSALLAGLAAFLGLVVLGALVPTAAHAKSPDVLATGLHIDDGRLLEGNGNDFVMRGVNHAHTWYPSQTQSLADIKAFGANTVRVVLSNGHRWTKNSAEDVAGVVAQCKANRLICVLEVHDTTGYAEESAAATLDQAADYWIGLKSVLAGEENYVIINIGNEPWGNTDPAGWTAPTIAAVKKLRTAGFEHTIMVDAPNWGQDWQNVMRTNAQAVYDADTTGNLIFSIHMYSVYDTAQEITDYLNAFVNARLPILIGEFGGPADQYGDPDEDTMMAAAQQLRLGYLAWSWSGNTDPILDLVIGFDPGRLSSWGQRIFNGVNGIAQTSKEATVFGGGNPGDTQAPTTPGTPAASAVAATSVTLTWTAATDNVGVTGYDVVRVGTSESTVAASTMNTATVTGLTANTAYTFAVYARDAAGNRSARSATVNVTTDDGSSPGTTCSVGYRVGNEWPGGFQGEITIRNTGTTVISGWRLVFAFANGQTVSNMWGGTPTQSGASVSVAAASYTSTIPASGSVTVGFTANKGTVNAVPTAFALNGATCAAV, encoded by the coding sequence GTGAGAAGAACAAGAAGCACGACTCGAAAGACCCTCGTCAGCGCGCTGCTGGCCGGGCTGGCAGCGTTCCTCGGGCTTGTCGTTCTCGGCGCCCTCGTCCCGACCGCCGCACATGCCAAGTCCCCGGACGTCCTCGCGACCGGCCTCCACATCGACGACGGACGCCTGCTCGAAGGCAACGGCAACGACTTCGTTATGCGCGGCGTCAATCACGCCCACACCTGGTATCCGAGCCAGACGCAGTCGCTGGCCGACATCAAGGCGTTCGGTGCCAACACCGTCCGCGTCGTCCTGTCCAACGGCCACCGCTGGACCAAGAACAGTGCCGAGGACGTGGCCGGCGTCGTCGCCCAGTGCAAGGCCAACCGGCTGATCTGCGTACTGGAGGTGCACGACACCACCGGATACGCCGAGGAGAGCGCCGCAGCCACCCTCGACCAGGCCGCCGACTACTGGATCGGCCTGAAGAGCGTCCTCGCCGGCGAAGAGAACTACGTCATCATCAACATCGGCAACGAGCCCTGGGGCAACACCGATCCGGCGGGCTGGACCGCTCCCACGATCGCCGCCGTCAAGAAACTGCGCACCGCCGGGTTCGAGCACACCATCATGGTGGACGCACCCAACTGGGGCCAGGACTGGCAGAACGTCATGCGCACCAACGCCCAGGCCGTCTACGACGCCGACACCACCGGCAACCTGATCTTCTCGATCCACATGTACAGCGTCTACGACACCGCACAGGAGATCACCGACTACCTGAACGCCTTCGTCAACGCCCGACTGCCGATCCTGATCGGCGAGTTCGGCGGACCGGCCGACCAGTACGGCGACCCGGACGAGGACACCATGATGGCCGCGGCGCAGCAGCTGCGGCTCGGGTACCTCGCCTGGTCCTGGAGCGGCAACACGGATCCGATCCTCGACCTGGTGATCGGCTTCGACCCCGGTCGGCTCAGCTCCTGGGGGCAGCGCATCTTCAACGGCGTCAACGGCATCGCACAGACCTCGAAGGAAGCCACGGTCTTCGGCGGCGGGAACCCGGGCGACACCCAGGCCCCGACCACTCCGGGAACCCCCGCCGCGTCCGCCGTGGCTGCCACGTCCGTGACCCTGACCTGGACCGCCGCGACCGACAACGTCGGCGTCACCGGCTACGACGTCGTGCGCGTCGGCACCTCCGAGAGCACGGTCGCCGCGTCCACCATGAACACCGCCACCGTGACCGGCCTCACCGCGAACACGGCCTACACCTTCGCCGTGTACGCACGTGACGCGGCCGGGAACCGGTCGGCCCGCTCGGCCACGGTGAACGTCACCACGGACGACGGGAGTTCACCCGGTACGACCTGCTCCGTCGGCTACCGCGTCGGCAACGAGTGGCCGGGGGGCTTCCAGGGCGAGATCACCATCCGCAACACGGGCACCACCGTCATCAGCGGGTGGCGGCTGGTCTTCGCCTTCGCCAACGGGCAGACCGTCTCCAACATGTGGGGCGGCACCCCGACCCAGAGCGGCGCCTCGGTGAGTGTCGCCGCGGCCTCGTACACCTCCACCATCCCCGCGAGCGGCTCGGTCACTGTCGGTTTCACGGCCAACAAGGGGACCGTCAACGCCGTTCCGACCGCGTTCGCGCTCAACGGCGCCACCTGCGCCGCCGTCTGA
- a CDS encoding energy-coupling factor ABC transporter permease has translation MHIAEGFLPPAHAVAWGVASAPFVVHGVRSLTREVREHPESTLLIGASGPFTFVLSALKLPSVTGSCSHPTGTGLGAVLFRPPVMAVLGTITLLFQALLLAHGGLTTLGANVFSMAIAGPWAGYGIYRLLRLFGAPLMVAVFFAAFVADLSTYCVTSVQLALAFPDPSSGFLGALGKFGSIFAVTQIPLAVSEGLLTVLVMRLLVQSSKGELTRLGVLLTKERSRTGTADTTEAVAR, from the coding sequence ATGCACATAGCCGAGGGTTTCCTTCCTCCGGCGCACGCGGTCGCCTGGGGCGTCGCGTCGGCGCCGTTCGTCGTCCACGGAGTCCGGTCGCTCACCCGTGAGGTCAGGGAGCATCCCGAGAGCACGCTGCTCATCGGGGCGTCCGGGCCGTTCACGTTTGTCCTCTCCGCACTGAAACTGCCGTCGGTGACCGGCAGTTGCTCGCACCCCACCGGCACGGGCCTCGGTGCCGTCCTGTTCCGGCCGCCGGTCATGGCGGTGCTGGGCACCATCACCCTGCTCTTCCAGGCACTGCTGCTCGCGCACGGCGGGCTGACCACGCTCGGCGCCAACGTCTTCTCGATGGCGATCGCCGGGCCCTGGGCCGGCTACGGGATCTACCGGCTGCTCCGGCTGTTCGGCGCGCCGCTGATGGTCGCGGTGTTCTTCGCCGCGTTCGTCGCCGACCTGTCCACGTACTGCGTCACCAGCGTGCAGCTCGCGCTCGCGTTCCCCGACCCGAGCAGCGGGTTCCTGGGCGCGCTCGGCAAGTTCGGCTCGATCTTCGCTGTCACGCAGATCCCGCTCGCGGTGAGCGAGGGCCTGCTCACCGTGCTCGTGATGCGTCTGCTGGTGCAGTCGAGCAAGGGCGAACTGACCCGGCTCGGCGTGCTCCTCACCAAGGAGCGGTCCCGGACCGGGACGGCCGACACGACGGAGGCGGTGGCCCGATGA
- a CDS encoding energy-coupling factor ABC transporter substrate-binding protein: MSRNAKINTLLLLVVAALAVLPLALGLGDHKKEPFTGSDAEAETAITEIEPDYEPWFSPLYEPPSGEIESALFALQAALGAGVLAYYFGLRRGRRQGELRALATKDGQDRAHATSPAGGTGAAHGTSAAGGTAESVSRRA; this comes from the coding sequence ATGAGCCGTAACGCGAAGATCAACACCCTGCTGCTGCTCGTCGTGGCCGCCCTCGCGGTACTGCCGCTGGCCCTGGGACTGGGCGACCACAAGAAGGAACCGTTCACAGGCTCCGACGCGGAGGCGGAGACCGCGATCACCGAGATCGAACCGGACTACGAGCCGTGGTTCTCGCCCCTGTACGAGCCGCCGTCCGGGGAGATCGAGTCGGCGCTCTTCGCCCTGCAGGCCGCCCTCGGCGCGGGCGTCCTCGCCTACTACTTCGGTCTGCGCCGGGGCCGCCGCCAGGGCGAACTGCGGGCCCTGGCCACAAAGGACGGCCAGGACAGGGCGCATGCCACGTCCCCGGCCGGCGGTACCGGTGCGGCACACGGCACGTCCGCGGCCGGCGGTACCGCCGAGTCCGTGTCCCGACGGGCCTGA
- the cbiQ gene encoding cobalt ECF transporter T component CbiQ, with amino-acid sequence MLPIDAAAHSSRWRHRHPVDKAVLGLGLTVLAISLPPWPGAALVLVTALVVLLGPAAVPGRRLWRAYRVPLGFCVTGALPLLFQVGGPDGFVTLAGGGPVRAGELLLRTSAASLGVLLFAFTTPLSDLLPRLVNAGVPAPVVDVALVTYRMSFLLLDSVRRIREAQAARLGHTTRAASWRSLAGLGATAFVRAFDRATRLQAGLAGRGYDGTLRVLVPPARISARFTFLSTALLAGLAALTFVLERPLR; translated from the coding sequence GTGCTGCCCATCGACGCGGCGGCGCACAGCAGCCGCTGGCGCCACCGCCACCCCGTGGACAAGGCCGTGCTCGGGCTCGGTCTGACCGTGCTGGCGATCTCGCTCCCGCCCTGGCCCGGCGCCGCCCTGGTGCTGGTGACCGCCCTCGTCGTGCTGCTGGGCCCCGCCGCCGTACCCGGGCGCAGGCTCTGGCGCGCCTACCGGGTGCCGCTGGGGTTCTGCGTGACCGGGGCGCTGCCGCTGCTGTTCCAGGTCGGCGGTCCGGACGGGTTCGTGACCCTGGCCGGGGGCGGGCCGGTGCGCGCCGGCGAACTCCTGCTGCGCACCTCGGCGGCCTCCCTCGGGGTGCTGCTGTTCGCGTTCACCACTCCCCTGTCCGACCTGCTGCCCCGGCTGGTGAACGCCGGGGTGCCCGCGCCGGTCGTCGACGTCGCCCTGGTGACGTACCGGATGAGCTTTCTGCTCCTGGACTCGGTACGTCGGATCAGGGAGGCGCAGGCCGCGCGGCTCGGGCACACCACACGGGCCGCCTCCTGGCGCTCCCTGGCCGGGCTCGGCGCCACCGCTTTCGTGCGGGCCTTCGACCGGGCGACCCGGCTGCAGGCCGGGCTCGCCGGGCGCGGTTACGACGGCACCCTGCGCGTCCTGGTGCCGCCGGCGCGGATCTCCGCGCGCTTCACGTTCCTGAGCACGGCCCTGCTCGCGGGCCTGGCCGCACTCACCTTCGTACTGGAAAGGCCGCTGCGATGA
- a CDS encoding energy-coupling factor ABC transporter ATP-binding protein has product MSEPVLVALRGASYAYEDGPTVLDGLDFEVRAGRALALLGRNGSGKTTLMRLLSGGLRPRGGQLTVEGRPVRHDRKGLTLLRTTVQLVVQDPDDQLFAASVGQDVSFGPLNLGLPDAEVRARVDEALAALDITALADRPTHLLSYGQRKRTAIAGAVAMRPRVLILDEPTAGLDPDGQERLLTTLDGLRGSGTTVVMATHDVDLALRWADDVALLTPSGAVTGPAAATLARTDLLAAAGLRLPWGIAVTELLRARGLWTGTSPGPRTAEELASMTVRHCAPPVPADG; this is encoded by the coding sequence ATGAGCGAGCCCGTGCTGGTCGCCCTGCGGGGCGCGTCCTACGCGTACGAGGACGGGCCGACCGTGCTCGACGGCCTGGACTTCGAGGTGCGCGCGGGGCGCGCGCTCGCCCTGCTCGGCCGCAACGGCAGCGGCAAGACCACACTGATGCGGCTGCTCAGCGGCGGACTGCGGCCGCGCGGCGGGCAGTTGACGGTCGAGGGCCGCCCGGTCCGCCACGACCGCAAGGGCCTGACCCTGCTGCGTACGACCGTCCAGTTGGTGGTGCAGGACCCCGACGACCAGCTCTTCGCCGCCTCGGTCGGCCAGGACGTGTCGTTCGGGCCGCTGAACCTCGGCCTGCCGGACGCCGAGGTACGGGCCCGGGTGGACGAGGCGCTCGCCGCCCTGGACATCACGGCCCTGGCCGACCGGCCCACCCATCTGCTCTCCTACGGGCAGCGCAAGCGGACCGCGATCGCGGGCGCCGTGGCGATGCGTCCCCGTGTCCTGATCCTCGACGAGCCCACCGCGGGGCTCGACCCGGACGGGCAGGAGCGGCTGCTCACGACCCTCGACGGGCTGCGCGGGAGCGGCACCACCGTGGTGATGGCGACCCACGACGTGGACCTGGCCCTGCGCTGGGCCGACGACGTGGCGCTCCTCACCCCGTCCGGAGCGGTCACCGGCCCCGCCGCCGCGACCCTGGCCCGCACGGACCTGCTGGCGGCGGCGGGGCTGCGGCTGCCGTGGGGCATCGCGGTGACGGAACTCCTGCGCGCGCGGGGCCTCTGGACCGGCACCTCCCCCGGCCCGCGCACCGCCGAGGAACTGGCCTCGATGACCGTGCGGCACTGCGCTCCCCCGGTGCCGGCCGACGGCTGA